A single region of the Macrobrachium rosenbergii isolate ZJJX-2024 chromosome 5, ASM4041242v1, whole genome shotgun sequence genome encodes:
- the LOC136838512 gene encoding uncharacterized protein isoform X1 translates to MESMPLLYLCFFLALTSGVQGNNVDLFWNLYDAVISGGRILHDVAEGVGAVSKAIRAIDMFLESTSEQLGGWIGWKMKKLAGDGEPKEGAAPDDKTAEEMEPVSIPEPDPILDAATPSFSGCGALGFHIRDESLPITRLTECCSTHDACYGSACRANKRDCDSKLKNCLFSVCDDKTLDKSKYKTCKGAAKLLFSGTMALSFQQYNTAQEKLSCRSQPKPKEKNKRRGR, encoded by the exons ATGGAGTCCATGCCGCTCTTGTATCTGTGCTTCTTCTTAGCCCTGACCTCTGGCGTCCAGGGCAACAACGTCGACCTTTTCTGGAATCTATACGACGCCGTTATCTCCGGGGGCCGCATATTACATGACGTCGCCGAAGGAGTTGGCGCTGTGTCGAAAGCCATCCGGGCCATCGATATGTTCCTCGAGTCGACGTCAGAG CAGCTGGGTGGATGGATTGGCTGGAAG atgaaaAAGTTAGCAGGTGATGGTGAACCCAAAGAAGGGGCGGCGCCTGATGACAAG ACGGCGGAGGAAATGGAGCCAGTTTCCATTCCCGAACCGGACCCTATCTTGGACGCAGCGACGCCAAGTTTCAGCGGCTGCGGGGCGTTGGGGTTCCACATCAGGGACGAATCGCTGCCCATCACTCGCCTGACGGAGTGCTGCAGCACCCACGACGCCTGCTACGGCTCTGCTTGTAGGGCCAACAAGCGAGACTGTGATAGTAAGCTTAAGAATTGCTTGTTTTCTGTCTGCGACGACAAGACGCTCGACAAATCAAAGTACAAGACTTGCAAAGGAGCCGCGAAGCTGCTCTTTTCCGGGACGATGGCGCTCTCGTTCCAGCAATACAACACTGCTCAGGAGAAGCTCTCGTGCAG ATCCCAGCCAAAgccaaaagaaaagaacaagaggAGAGGAAGGTGA
- the LOC136838512 gene encoding uncharacterized protein isoform X3, producing MESMPLLYLCFFLALTSGVQGNNVDLFWNLYDAVISGGRILHDVAEGVGAVSKAIRAIDMFLESTSEMKKLAGDGEPKEGAAPDDKTAEEMEPVSIPEPDPILDAATPSFSGCGALGFHIRDESLPITRLTECCSTHDACYGSACRANKRDCDSKLKNCLFSVCDDKTLDKSKYKTCKGAAKLLFSGTMALSFQQYNTAQEKLSCRSQPKPKEKNKRRGR from the exons ATGGAGTCCATGCCGCTCTTGTATCTGTGCTTCTTCTTAGCCCTGACCTCTGGCGTCCAGGGCAACAACGTCGACCTTTTCTGGAATCTATACGACGCCGTTATCTCCGGGGGCCGCATATTACATGACGTCGCCGAAGGAGTTGGCGCTGTGTCGAAAGCCATCCGGGCCATCGATATGTTCCTCGAGTCGACGTCAGAG atgaaaAAGTTAGCAGGTGATGGTGAACCCAAAGAAGGGGCGGCGCCTGATGACAAG ACGGCGGAGGAAATGGAGCCAGTTTCCATTCCCGAACCGGACCCTATCTTGGACGCAGCGACGCCAAGTTTCAGCGGCTGCGGGGCGTTGGGGTTCCACATCAGGGACGAATCGCTGCCCATCACTCGCCTGACGGAGTGCTGCAGCACCCACGACGCCTGCTACGGCTCTGCTTGTAGGGCCAACAAGCGAGACTGTGATAGTAAGCTTAAGAATTGCTTGTTTTCTGTCTGCGACGACAAGACGCTCGACAAATCAAAGTACAAGACTTGCAAAGGAGCCGCGAAGCTGCTCTTTTCCGGGACGATGGCGCTCTCGTTCCAGCAATACAACACTGCTCAGGAGAAGCTCTCGTGCAG ATCCCAGCCAAAgccaaaagaaaagaacaagaggAGAGGAAGGTGA
- the LOC136838512 gene encoding uncharacterized protein isoform X2 → MESMPLLYLCFFLALTSGVQGNNVDLFWNLYDAVISGGRILHDVAEGVGAVSKAIRAIDMFLESTSELGGWIGWKMKKLAGDGEPKEGAAPDDKTAEEMEPVSIPEPDPILDAATPSFSGCGALGFHIRDESLPITRLTECCSTHDACYGSACRANKRDCDSKLKNCLFSVCDDKTLDKSKYKTCKGAAKLLFSGTMALSFQQYNTAQEKLSCRSQPKPKEKNKRRGR, encoded by the exons ATGGAGTCCATGCCGCTCTTGTATCTGTGCTTCTTCTTAGCCCTGACCTCTGGCGTCCAGGGCAACAACGTCGACCTTTTCTGGAATCTATACGACGCCGTTATCTCCGGGGGCCGCATATTACATGACGTCGCCGAAGGAGTTGGCGCTGTGTCGAAAGCCATCCGGGCCATCGATATGTTCCTCGAGTCGACGTCAGAG CTGGGTGGATGGATTGGCTGGAAG atgaaaAAGTTAGCAGGTGATGGTGAACCCAAAGAAGGGGCGGCGCCTGATGACAAG ACGGCGGAGGAAATGGAGCCAGTTTCCATTCCCGAACCGGACCCTATCTTGGACGCAGCGACGCCAAGTTTCAGCGGCTGCGGGGCGTTGGGGTTCCACATCAGGGACGAATCGCTGCCCATCACTCGCCTGACGGAGTGCTGCAGCACCCACGACGCCTGCTACGGCTCTGCTTGTAGGGCCAACAAGCGAGACTGTGATAGTAAGCTTAAGAATTGCTTGTTTTCTGTCTGCGACGACAAGACGCTCGACAAATCAAAGTACAAGACTTGCAAAGGAGCCGCGAAGCTGCTCTTTTCCGGGACGATGGCGCTCTCGTTCCAGCAATACAACACTGCTCAGGAGAAGCTCTCGTGCAG ATCCCAGCCAAAgccaaaagaaaagaacaagaggAGAGGAAGGTGA
- the LOC136838512 gene encoding uncharacterized protein isoform X4: protein MESMPLLYLCFFLALTSGVQGNNVDLFWNLYDAVISGGRILHDVAEGVGAVSKAIRAIDMFLESTSEQLGGWIGWKMKKLAGDGEPKEGAAPDDKTAEEMEPVSIPEPDPILDAATPSFSGCGALGFHIRDESLPITRLTECCSTHDACYGSACRANKRDCDSKLKNCLFSVCDDKTLDKSKYKTCKGAAKLLFSGTMALSFQQYNTAQEKLSCRDRGI from the exons ATGGAGTCCATGCCGCTCTTGTATCTGTGCTTCTTCTTAGCCCTGACCTCTGGCGTCCAGGGCAACAACGTCGACCTTTTCTGGAATCTATACGACGCCGTTATCTCCGGGGGCCGCATATTACATGACGTCGCCGAAGGAGTTGGCGCTGTGTCGAAAGCCATCCGGGCCATCGATATGTTCCTCGAGTCGACGTCAGAG CAGCTGGGTGGATGGATTGGCTGGAAG atgaaaAAGTTAGCAGGTGATGGTGAACCCAAAGAAGGGGCGGCGCCTGATGACAAG ACGGCGGAGGAAATGGAGCCAGTTTCCATTCCCGAACCGGACCCTATCTTGGACGCAGCGACGCCAAGTTTCAGCGGCTGCGGGGCGTTGGGGTTCCACATCAGGGACGAATCGCTGCCCATCACTCGCCTGACGGAGTGCTGCAGCACCCACGACGCCTGCTACGGCTCTGCTTGTAGGGCCAACAAGCGAGACTGTGATAGTAAGCTTAAGAATTGCTTGTTTTCTGTCTGCGACGACAAGACGCTCGACAAATCAAAGTACAAGACTTGCAAAGGAGCCGCGAAGCTGCTCTTTTCCGGGACGATGGCGCTCTCGTTCCAGCAATACAACACTGCTCAGGAGAAGCTCTCGTGCAG AGATCGGGGGATATG A